From a single Oceaniferula flava genomic region:
- a CDS encoding M23 family metallopeptidase produces the protein MSARSLSRLLGILFLLTCQLTAAPAEIVLPTVNDHLFRGEGEKFYMYVHRTFEGKSSRPWQAGKYGFVRNLKRTEDGVIGTRFHEGIDIRPIKRDRSNKPLDEVKAIASGVVAYTCPVNGRSNYGKYIVVEHNWDSGPLCSLYAHLSDVKVQVGERVTQGQTIGMMGYTGAGINRERSHLHLELDLMLSTHYDAWHAKYFGSKNYHGNHNGLNMAGLDVAGFYIAKNKDKTLTIPRFVKSRKVYYKVTVPRHGPLNLMTRYPWLVKGDAKTPTPSWEISFTASGLPVNVAASNRKVSAPRVTSVRKCLSKHEYHTKGILTGTGYRASLSATGRRFIDLLTWPENGEVTNASN, from the coding sequence ATGTCTGCTCGATCTCTCTCACGCCTGCTGGGCATTCTCTTCCTGCTCACCTGCCAGCTTACGGCAGCCCCGGCGGAAATCGTTCTCCCCACGGTGAATGATCACCTGTTTCGTGGTGAAGGGGAAAAGTTTTACATGTACGTCCACCGCACCTTCGAGGGCAAATCTTCGCGTCCTTGGCAGGCTGGGAAATACGGCTTCGTGCGTAATTTGAAACGCACCGAGGACGGGGTGATTGGCACCCGCTTCCACGAGGGGATCGATATCCGCCCCATCAAGCGAGATCGCTCGAACAAACCTCTCGATGAGGTGAAGGCAATCGCCAGCGGCGTGGTGGCTTACACCTGCCCGGTCAACGGCCGGAGCAATTACGGCAAGTACATCGTGGTTGAGCACAACTGGGACAGTGGGCCACTTTGCAGTCTCTACGCTCACCTTTCCGACGTGAAGGTTCAGGTCGGAGAACGCGTCACCCAAGGGCAAACGATCGGCATGATGGGCTACACCGGCGCCGGTATCAACCGGGAGCGCTCGCACCTCCACCTCGAGCTCGATCTCATGCTCTCCACCCACTACGATGCCTGGCATGCGAAGTATTTCGGCAGCAAAAACTACCACGGCAATCACAACGGCTTGAACATGGCTGGCCTCGATGTCGCCGGCTTCTACATCGCCAAAAACAAGGACAAAACACTGACCATCCCCCGCTTCGTCAAGTCACGCAAGGTGTATTACAAAGTGACGGTGCCACGCCACGGACCACTCAACCTCATGACGCGTTACCCATGGCTCGTGAAGGGCGACGCCAAAACGCCCACACCATCGTGGGAAATCTCCTTCACCGCATCCGGCCTTCCGGTCAACGTGGCGGCCAGCAACCGTAAGGTGTCGGCCCCGCGGGTGACCTCGGTTCGCAAATGCCTGTCAAAGCATGAATACCACACCAAGGGAATCCTCACCGGCACCGGCTACCGAGCCTCACTGAGTGCCACCGGCCGACGCTTCATCGATCTCCTGACTTGGCCAGAAAATGGCGAAGTCACAAACGCTTCGAACTAG
- a CDS encoding class II 3-deoxy-7-phosphoheptulonate synthase, with translation MSNWNPSSWRQHTALHQPVYPDQDALADVTAQLKQSPPLVFAEEVRSLRDDLGRVERGEGFLLQGGDCAESFAEFSEQNLRDTVKVILQMAVTLTYAGSCPVVKMGRVAGQFAKPRSSPVETRDGVSLPSYLGDSINGIDFTSASRTPDPQRMLRAYQQSVTSINLLRAMATGGFASLQNIRAWNLESVQATPLAQRYGAMTDQIHQALDFMHACGVPLEAFSSLQGTALYISHEALLLEFEEVMAREVDGCWYDLSGHCLWVGERTRQPGSAHLEFIRGVENPVGVKIGPTASVDDCLNLCQQLNPDNQSGKLLFICRMGVEQTQQVLPQLLGSVKQAGHKVVWVCDPMHGNTETASSGYKTRNFDRIMAELEAFFAAHREAGTYPGGLHLEMTGRYVTECTGGAYAIREEDLHHCYETQCDPRLNAGQALEIAYRAADELRRFRQR, from the coding sequence ATGAGTAATTGGAATCCGTCCTCATGGCGCCAGCACACGGCGTTGCACCAGCCTGTTTACCCGGATCAGGATGCGCTGGCTGACGTCACTGCGCAGCTGAAACAATCGCCGCCCTTGGTCTTTGCCGAGGAGGTGAGGTCGCTGCGCGACGATCTGGGCCGGGTCGAGAGGGGTGAGGGCTTCCTGCTTCAGGGTGGAGACTGCGCCGAGAGCTTTGCCGAGTTTTCCGAACAAAACCTGCGCGATACCGTGAAAGTGATCCTGCAAATGGCGGTGACGCTCACCTACGCCGGCTCCTGTCCGGTGGTGAAAATGGGACGCGTGGCTGGCCAGTTTGCCAAACCCCGATCCTCGCCGGTGGAAACTCGCGACGGAGTGAGCCTGCCCAGCTACCTCGGCGACAGTATCAACGGCATTGATTTTACCAGCGCCAGTCGCACACCCGACCCGCAGAGAATGCTCCGCGCCTATCAGCAATCGGTGACAAGCATCAACCTGTTGCGGGCCATGGCCACCGGGGGCTTTGCCAGTTTACAAAATATCAGGGCGTGGAATTTGGAATCCGTTCAAGCGACACCGCTCGCCCAGCGCTACGGCGCCATGACCGACCAGATTCATCAGGCGCTCGACTTCATGCATGCCTGCGGCGTTCCCTTGGAAGCCTTTTCCAGTCTGCAAGGGACGGCCCTCTACATCTCACACGAGGCGTTGTTGTTAGAGTTCGAGGAGGTTATGGCCAGGGAGGTCGACGGTTGTTGGTATGATCTCTCCGGTCACTGTCTCTGGGTGGGAGAACGGACACGTCAGCCGGGTAGTGCGCACCTCGAATTCATACGTGGTGTGGAAAACCCGGTGGGGGTAAAGATCGGACCGACTGCTTCGGTGGACGATTGCTTAAACCTGTGCCAGCAGCTCAATCCTGACAACCAGAGTGGCAAATTGCTGTTCATCTGTCGGATGGGAGTGGAACAGACGCAGCAAGTTTTACCTCAATTGTTAGGCTCAGTCAAACAGGCTGGGCATAAGGTTGTTTGGGTATGCGACCCCATGCATGGCAACACCGAGACGGCCAGCAGTGGTTATAAAACGAGGAACTTCGATCGGATTATGGCCGAGCTTGAGGCCTTTTTCGCTGCCCACCGTGAGGCCGGAACTTATCCGGGAGGCTTACATCTGGAAATGACCGGGCGCTATGTCACCGAATGCACCGGTGGAGCTTATGCGATCCGGGAAGAGGATTTACACCACTGTTATGAGACCCAGTGTGATCCACGCTTAAATGCAGGGCAGGCCTTGGAAATTGCCTATCGTGCCGCGGATGAACTCCGTCGGTTTCGCCAGCGGTGA
- a CDS encoding type IV pilus twitching motility protein PilT, which translates to MSEVKKITDYLRVTVELEGSDLHLTSGAPPAARVDGQLKPLEEFCLNDEVCKQLIMDTLTEAQRTELEQNWELDYAIHVDNVGRFRGNVHYIRGHIEASFRYIPTEIPDLATLGHYPVIEQICQLRRGLVLLTGVTGSGKTTTMASMIKRISETRSGVIITVEDPIEFVYEHRSCLVKQREVGSDTKSFSGALRQALRQDPDVIVVSELRDLETIRIALTAAETGHLVIATLHTVDAPQSVDRLVDVFPPDQQQQIIAQLANVCEAIVSQRLLMRPDGQGRALATEVMKMNHGLRTCIRERKIEQMVGLMEIGQGEGMHTIDESLAHLLQTGQIDLQEALYNCRDRKRFEPNK; encoded by the coding sequence ATGAGTGAAGTGAAAAAAATCACCGACTACCTCCGCGTCACCGTGGAGCTCGAGGGCTCTGACCTGCATCTCACCAGCGGTGCGCCACCGGCAGCCAGGGTCGACGGACAGTTGAAACCACTGGAGGAGTTCTGCCTCAACGACGAGGTGTGCAAGCAACTCATCATGGACACCCTCACCGAGGCGCAACGCACCGAGTTAGAACAAAACTGGGAGCTCGATTACGCCATCCACGTCGACAACGTCGGGCGCTTCCGCGGTAACGTGCATTACATCCGCGGCCACATCGAAGCATCATTCCGCTACATCCCCACCGAGATCCCCGACCTGGCAACCCTCGGTCACTACCCGGTGATCGAGCAGATCTGTCAGCTGCGGCGCGGGTTGGTATTGCTGACCGGTGTGACAGGCTCTGGAAAAACCACCACCATGGCCTCGATGATCAAGCGCATCTCCGAGACCCGCTCAGGCGTGATCATCACCGTCGAGGACCCGATCGAGTTTGTTTACGAGCACCGGTCGTGTCTGGTGAAACAACGTGAAGTGGGGTCCGATACCAAAAGCTTCTCCGGCGCCCTTCGTCAGGCTCTGCGGCAGGACCCCGACGTCATCGTGGTCTCCGAACTGCGCGATCTGGAAACCATCCGCATCGCCCTGACCGCCGCCGAAACGGGGCACTTGGTGATCGCCACGCTACACACCGTGGACGCACCGCAGAGTGTGGATCGTTTGGTGGATGTCTTTCCTCCCGACCAGCAGCAGCAAATCATCGCCCAGCTGGCCAACGTTTGCGAAGCCATCGTCTCGCAGCGACTGCTTATGCGGCCCGACGGCCAAGGACGCGCGCTCGCCACCGAGGTGATGAAGATGAACCACGGCCTGCGCACCTGCATCCGTGAGCGCAAGATCGAACAGATGGTGGGGCTGATGGAAATTGGCCAAGGCGAAGGCATGCACACCATCGATGAGTCGCTCGCCCACCTGCTGCAAACCGGGCAGATCGATTTGCAAGAGGCCCTCTACAACTGCCGCGATCGCAAACGCTTCGAACCCAACAAATAG
- a CDS encoding serine/threonine-protein kinase has protein sequence MVFAARDTTLQRDVAIKILNEEYSKDEVRMQQFEHEALITAGISHPHIVRVYTVGQTAGVYFIAMEMVPGENLEQRIAKEGAVKEDELLPIASEIIAGLDAAHDAGLIHRDVKPGNILFDAAGHVKIVDFGLALVTQGGKAKADEIWATPYYVPPEALDGIEEDFRSDIYALGATLYHAFSGQPPISSETKSTREVRKAKENIPPLAKVAPWLKPETCYLVDKAMAINPEDRFSSYAEMEQACEDAYQVTQGNGASEPIHSKERARRRGASHKGLISLIATSAVVLALLVIAGYMVIQKKSATPDEAPVLGATEEPVEQPEVSDDGEYSPEVAAKVSSMFRSSHAFLEEKKYDEAKDVFIQLMRDPDVQEPAATWAGVEAVIATWLSGNPGDASSAIGQVRQHMQQREISNDSEMGRLVHRLGSLQSIKNPEVKENTMEVVHLMAVALKNWEMGAWQDAVPLFKRIVQMPFAEGSPLSVYPEISKRYLADYRRLRPMFDQSEPTSIEQARARLDELKQALGELQTRGRAKFHIRVWQIRLMVHIREMREQAEREGIEKNKAPRYTEVMPKFRELVAKAHFAKASELLQDVRINEHAVEERDAYVYLTDSASAFLGGLEEVIPDQGVALEVTDLEGKVYQEILGSKPGGLRLKGENGEVFLPWGKLQPDSVLLIHQKAFRQTLGTLEGQLRTEQAVCYAWLTGLLDKAKRAASVLSEVNGNFEKQWEATMKALHHDA, from the coding sequence ATGGTTTTCGCCGCGCGCGACACCACCCTGCAGCGCGATGTCGCCATCAAGATTCTCAACGAGGAATATTCCAAGGACGAGGTGCGGATGCAGCAGTTCGAGCACGAAGCTCTGATCACTGCGGGGATCAGCCACCCTCATATTGTCCGAGTTTACACCGTGGGACAAACCGCTGGGGTGTATTTCATCGCCATGGAAATGGTGCCCGGGGAGAACCTTGAGCAACGCATCGCCAAAGAGGGGGCGGTGAAGGAAGATGAGCTGTTACCGATCGCTTCGGAAATCATTGCCGGTCTCGATGCAGCGCACGACGCCGGTCTGATTCACCGCGATGTGAAACCGGGAAACATTCTGTTCGATGCTGCCGGACACGTGAAAATTGTCGATTTCGGCCTGGCGTTAGTCACCCAGGGAGGCAAGGCAAAGGCGGATGAAATCTGGGCCACCCCCTACTACGTGCCGCCCGAAGCCCTCGACGGCATTGAGGAAGATTTCCGCAGCGATATTTATGCCTTGGGGGCGACTCTTTATCACGCCTTTTCCGGTCAGCCGCCGATCTCCAGTGAGACTAAATCCACCCGCGAGGTGCGCAAGGCCAAGGAAAACATCCCACCGCTGGCGAAGGTGGCTCCGTGGTTGAAACCGGAAACCTGTTACCTGGTGGACAAGGCGATGGCGATCAACCCTGAAGACCGGTTTTCATCCTATGCCGAGATGGAACAAGCCTGTGAAGATGCCTATCAGGTAACCCAGGGGAATGGCGCATCCGAGCCGATTCATAGCAAGGAGCGCGCCCGACGCCGTGGAGCATCTCATAAGGGGCTGATCAGTCTGATCGCCACTTCGGCGGTGGTGCTGGCTCTGTTAGTAATCGCAGGATACATGGTGATTCAGAAGAAGTCCGCCACTCCCGACGAAGCTCCGGTGCTTGGTGCGACAGAGGAACCTGTCGAGCAACCCGAAGTCAGCGATGATGGCGAATACAGCCCGGAAGTGGCCGCGAAAGTGAGCAGTATGTTCCGCTCGTCCCATGCCTTTCTGGAGGAGAAAAAATACGATGAGGCCAAAGACGTTTTCATCCAGCTCATGCGCGATCCTGACGTCCAGGAGCCAGCTGCAACCTGGGCCGGTGTGGAGGCGGTGATCGCCACCTGGCTGAGTGGCAACCCAGGCGATGCCTCATCGGCCATCGGGCAGGTGCGCCAGCATATGCAGCAGCGTGAGATTTCTAACGATAGCGAAATGGGCCGACTGGTGCATCGACTGGGCTCGCTGCAATCGATCAAGAACCCGGAGGTCAAAGAGAACACCATGGAGGTAGTGCACCTGATGGCTGTGGCCTTGAAGAATTGGGAGATGGGTGCTTGGCAAGATGCCGTGCCGTTGTTCAAGCGGATCGTGCAGATGCCCTTCGCCGAAGGCAGTCCACTGAGTGTTTATCCTGAAATTTCCAAACGTTACTTGGCCGATTACCGGCGTCTTCGTCCGATGTTCGACCAATCGGAACCGACCAGTATTGAACAAGCAAGAGCCCGCTTGGACGAGCTGAAACAAGCGCTCGGAGAGCTGCAAACCAGAGGCCGTGCCAAGTTCCATATCCGCGTCTGGCAGATCCGTCTGATGGTGCACATTCGTGAAATGCGCGAACAGGCGGAGCGTGAGGGGATCGAGAAAAATAAGGCGCCTCGCTACACGGAGGTAATGCCGAAGTTCCGCGAGCTGGTCGCTAAAGCCCACTTTGCCAAAGCCTCCGAACTACTGCAGGATGTTCGGATCAACGAGCACGCGGTGGAAGAGCGCGATGCCTACGTCTACCTCACCGACTCTGCCAGTGCCTTCCTCGGTGGACTCGAAGAAGTCATTCCTGACCAAGGCGTGGCACTGGAAGTCACGGATCTCGAGGGTAAGGTTTATCAAGAAATCCTAGGATCAAAACCTGGCGGGCTGCGGCTCAAGGGGGAGAACGGTGAGGTGTTTCTTCCTTGGGGCAAGCTTCAGCCGGACTCTGTGCTGCTTATTCACCAGAAGGCATTTCGGCAGACCTTGGGAACCTTGGAAGGGCAGCTGCGCACCGAGCAGGCAGTCTGTTATGCGTGGCTGACTGGCCTGTTAGATAAGGCCAAGCGCGCGGCATCTGTCCTCAGCGAGGTGAATGGCAACTTTGAAAAACAATGGGAGGCCACCATGAAGGCCCTGCATCACGATGCATGA
- a CDS encoding type IV pilus twitching motility protein PilT, with amino-acid sequence MNDVIDRLADQAFQTGATDLFLCEDKVPRVRLNNDVQVPGDDPLTRDTLTQFWISCGADPETTQEKDISYITGGGHRLRVNLYKSLGALAAVLRPIKDHIPSLEELGAPKDLLTRWVSKQAGLVLITGPTGSGKSTTLASSLQWVNEHQSRHVVTIEDPIEYLFENHLSYFSQRELHSDTHSFSAALRASLRQSPDIILVGEIRDQETAQICLQAAETGHLVLATLHSSGVTDTLERLTNLFEAGSRQGLLKLLSQHLIGILSQQLLPRPDGGMLLAIEHLQNEAATRSWIKHSELPEISDHINRVDNPANCSFVRFLVAASQQGYLDEHVARQAAANPQDFDRLIRGIS; translated from the coding sequence ATGAACGATGTCATTGATCGACTCGCCGACCAGGCATTCCAGACGGGAGCCACCGACTTATTTCTCTGCGAGGACAAAGTGCCGCGCGTGCGATTGAACAACGACGTGCAAGTCCCCGGTGACGACCCGCTAACCAGGGACACCCTCACCCAATTCTGGATCAGCTGCGGAGCCGATCCGGAGACCACCCAGGAAAAGGACATCAGCTACATCACCGGCGGAGGTCATCGACTCCGAGTCAATTTATACAAATCTCTGGGAGCTCTCGCCGCCGTGCTTCGCCCCATCAAAGATCACATTCCCTCGCTGGAAGAGCTCGGCGCTCCAAAGGACCTGCTCACTCGGTGGGTCTCCAAACAAGCAGGCCTGGTGCTGATCACCGGTCCCACCGGATCGGGGAAATCCACCACCCTCGCATCATCGCTGCAGTGGGTGAACGAGCACCAATCGCGCCATGTGGTGACCATCGAAGATCCCATCGAATATCTCTTCGAGAATCATCTCAGCTACTTCTCGCAGCGCGAGCTGCACTCGGACACCCATTCCTTTTCCGCCGCCCTCCGCGCCTCGCTGCGGCAAAGCCCCGACATCATTCTGGTGGGGGAAATCCGCGATCAGGAAACCGCCCAGATCTGTCTGCAAGCGGCGGAAACAGGTCACCTCGTGCTCGCCACCCTGCACAGCTCCGGAGTCACCGATACCTTGGAGCGCCTCACCAATCTATTCGAGGCCGGCAGTCGACAAGGCCTGCTCAAGCTGCTCTCCCAGCATCTGATAGGCATCCTCTCCCAGCAGCTTCTCCCCCGCCCCGACGGCGGCATGCTGCTCGCCATCGAACATTTGCAAAATGAAGCCGCCACCCGCAGCTGGATCAAACATAGCGAGCTCCCGGAAATTTCCGACCACATCAACCGAGTCGACAACCCCGCGAACTGCTCCTTTGTCCGCTTCCTCGTGGCTGCATCCCAGCAGGGTTACCTCGATGAGCACGTGGCACGACAAGCGGCCGCCAATCCTCAGGACTTCGATCGATTGATCCGCGGCATATCCTAA